The proteins below are encoded in one region of Pseudophryne corroboree isolate aPseCor3 chromosome 8, aPseCor3.hap2, whole genome shotgun sequence:
- the CLIC1 gene encoding chloride intracellular channel protein 1, which yields MSQQPEVELFVKAGSDGQAIGNCPFSQRLFMVLWLKGVTFNVTTVDMKKKPESLKNLAPGSQPPFLLFRGDLRTDTNKIEEFLEETLCPPKYPKLAAKNPESNTAGLDVFAKFSAYIKNSNPALNQNLEKGLLKALRILDSYLNAPLPDEIDENSAEDETVSQRKFLDGDELTLADCNLLPKLHIVQVVCEHYRGFKIPDEFSGIQRYLKYANQREEFFNTCPAKDEIVQAYGEVAKHLK from the exons GCTGGCAGCGATGGACAGGCCATAGGAAACTGCCCCTTCTCACAGCGCCTTTTCATGGTCCTCTGGCTGAAAGGAGTTACGTTCAACGTCACCACGGTGGATATGAAAAA GAAGCCAGAGAGCCTGAAAAATCTCGCCCCCGGATCCCAGCCGCCCTTCCTACTATTCCGAGGAGACCTCAGGACAGATACAAATAAGATAGAGGAATTTCTGGAGGAGACCCTGTGCCCTCCCAA ATACCCAAAGTTGGCAGCTAAGAACCCTGAATCCAACACCGCCGGGCTTGATGTCTTTGCCAAGTTCTCTGCCTACATCAAGAACTCCAACCCAGCACTCAACCAAA ATCTGGAGAAAGGCCTGCTGAAGGCCCTGCGGATCCTGGACAGTTACCTGAATGCCCCTCTTCCGGATGAAATAGACGAGAACAGCGCAGAAGACGAGACCGTGTCACAAAGGAAGTTCCTGGACGGAGATGAGCTGACACTAGCTGACTGCAATTTACTCCCTAAACTACACATCGTACAG GTGGTTTGTGAACATTATCGGGGGTTTAAGATCCCAGACGAGTTCTCCGGAATACAGCGCTACCTAAAATACGCCAACCAACGTGAAGAGTTTTTTAATACATGTCCGGCCAAAGATGAAATTGTACAAGCATACGGTGAGGTGGCCAAGCACCTCAAGTAA